Proteins from a genomic interval of Vespula pensylvanica isolate Volc-1 chromosome 22, ASM1446617v1, whole genome shotgun sequence:
- the LOC122636449 gene encoding CCR4-NOT transcription complex subunit 9 produces MSSQQSPAALQSTVDREKVYTWIIELSNPETRENALLELSKKREVVPDLAPMLWHSFGTTASLLQEIINIYPAINPATLTAYQSNRVCNALALLQCVASHPDTRSAFLQAHVPLFLYPFLHTVSKTRPFEYLRLTSLGVIGALVKTDEQEVITFLLTTEIIPLCLRIMESGSELSKTVATFILQKILLDDSGLSYICQTYDRFSHVAMILGKMVLSLAKDPSARLLKHVVRCYLRLSDNPRALLALRQCLPDQLRDNTFATCLQEDASTKHWLNQLLKNLETGPQPGPPTQPGQQDPRSIGMSPLTS; encoded by the exons ATGAGCTCTCAACAAAGTCCGGCAGCATTGCAGTCGACCGTGGATCGAGAAAAAGTTTATACATGGATCATTGAATTATCCAATCCTGAAACTAGAGAAAATGCTCTTTTGGAACTCAGCAAAAAGCGTGAGGTAGTGCCTGACTTAGCTCCAATGTTATGGCACTCTTTTGGTACAACAGCGTCTCTCTTGCAagagattataaatatttatcctgCTATTAATCCTGCAACTCTTACCGCATATCAGAGCAATCGTGTGTGTAATGCTCTTGCGTTGTTACAATGCGTTGCAAGTCATCCAGATACCAGATCGGCCTTTCTTCAA gCACACGTACCGTTGTTCCTGTATCCATTTTTGCATACCGTAAGCAAAACAAGACCGTTCGAGTATTTGAGATTAACGAGCTTGGGAGTTATAGGTGCATTGGTCAAAACGGACGAACAGGAagttataacatttttattgacTACTGAAATTATTCCGCTTTGTTTGAGAATTATGGAGAGTGGTTCAGAATTGAGTAAAACTGTAGCCACTTTCATTCTTCAGAAAATTTTGTTGGATGACAGCGGTCTTTCTTACATATGTCAGACTTATGATAGGTTTAGTCATGTTGCGATGATATTAGGAAAAATGGTTTTGTCCTTGGCTAAAGATCCTTCTGCAAGATTATTAAAGCATGTCGTTAGATGTTATTTAAGACTCTCTGATAATCCAAG agcCTTATTGGCACTGAGACAATGTTTACCAGATCAATTAAGAGACAATACCTTTGCGACTTGTTTACAAGAGGATGCATCTACCAAACACTGGTTAAATCAACTTCTTAAGAATTTAGAAACCGGTCCTCAACCGGGACCTCCTACTCAACCGGGTCAACAAGATCCTAGATCTATTGGAATGTCACCACTTACTTCTTAG